Part of the Fusarium musae strain F31 chromosome 3, whole genome shotgun sequence genome, AATACAGGCGCAGGCGCAGACACAGGCATCGACAACCAACCGTGCGAGCAAGACTTTGccagcaaagccaagaccAGTATCGCGACTGACGCCCCAATTATCCAACGCTGGGAAACGTACAGGATCCGCATCGGATCTTAAATCTTTGACATCCAATGGTAATGGACATGGACATCGAGCTAGGCACTCGTTAGACGAAGGCTCTTTCAATCCTCTattcgatgacgatgacatcGATATTGATGGACTAGGAGATTCTGTCCAGAGTCTAGATCCAGAGGCGAATAGCCAGCAACTACCAGATACCCAAGTTGTTAAGGCAGTAGAACAGGCCTTCACCGATATCATGGAGGATGACCGTCCTCAAACTGCTGAAGCTCTTCGTGCCTCCCTTTTCGGCGGCCCTGGCGGCAGCAGTATTGGAGGCATTGATGATAATGCATCAAGTCTCTTCTCAGGTAATGATAACGAATCTCATCGTGGCTCTCTGGATATGGGTATTCGACCTGCTATGGCGAACAAGGAAGGCGAGAAACCAAGCCTTTCGTCGCTTGGTCTCGTCAGTGCGGCTTCACGAATCGGTGTTTTCGTGGACGACGATCTGTTTGGCGATAACAACAAGGATCTCCCTGACGACGGTGATCCAGATGACGGGCCACCGCctgacgacgaggacgaagTGCATGAAGCAGCACCAGGAGACCTTGGACTGGCAGAAGCCATCACTGCTCTCTCAAACGACATCGATCGCTTGGTGGCGCAGGAAGCGGTTGTGGAATCGTTGACGCGAAAGGCAGAGTTGACAAACAATACTGCCGAACTGCGCATTCTAAGGAAGTCCAAAGCGTCTCTACACAGGGAGATCAGGCGCAAGGAGCTCCAACGGCAGCAGTACGTGATCCAGGAGAGCGACAACAGTCTCTACGGCCGCTCAACCATCAAAATTAAGTCTATTCAAGTggggagagaagaggatggccGAGAGTTTGCACTCTACGTTATTGAAGTCCAGAGAAATGCTGGAGAGCAGATGCCTGCAGCTTCATGGGTAATTTCGCGGCGATACAGCGAGTTCCACGAGCTTCACCAAAAGCTGCGGTCCCGATACCCTTCAGTTCGAAACCTTGACTTTCCACGGCGGCGAATGGTGATGAAATTCCAGAGCGAGTTTCTACGCAAACGACGGACTGCCCTGGAGCAGTATCTAAAAGACCTACTTCTTTTACCAGAAGTTTGCCGCAGCCGAGAACTCAGAGCCTTCCTTTCACAGAGTGTAATCacccaaggtcaagatatcttggatcaccaagacaagaaagacaTGATGACTCGTTTGTACGACTCTGTTGCGGATGGAATGGATGACATACTTGGAAATATTCCTGTACTGGACCAGATATCTGAAGCTGGCCAGAACCTCATTGCAGCGGCTACTAACCAGCTCAACGCGGTTCCTCTCAATGTGAACGAAGATACGTTTCCAGccgctgaagctgaggcagAGCTGAATGCATTTGAGAATAAGGAACTTGAACCGTTCATCAAACCAATTTGCGACATCTTTCTTGAGATTTTTGAGCTCAATAAGGGAAACAATTGGCTCCGTGGGAGAGCGGTAGTAGTTGTTCTGCAACAACTTCTTGGTGGTACGATTGAGAGAAAAGTGCGAGACAATGTCAAGATGCTTGTTCAAGACGAAAACATTCTCAAATATATTGGGTTGGTGCAAGATAGTCTATGGCCTGGAGGCGAGTTTCAACGAGATCGCAAACCACGAACACCTGccgaaaagaaaaagacgcGGACTGAGGCGAGCTTGATGCTGGCCACATTGGTGCCAGATCTCGCAGGTAGTGTTGTTGGAAGAGTCAACGCTCAGACAGCCAGCCGTCGTATATTTGCGACGTTGAACAACTCGAGGTTgaagtaagtctttaatttCGTCGCCGACTTGTGTATGAGCTCAACTAACCTGTCTATAGTGCACACCTCGTATTTACTATGATTGATGAAATTGTGTCGGTTCTTTTCGAGGAAGGGTAGGGCTATGGAAAAAAGATCTTATCATTCTTCTCCACAAAACACATGCACATGATACAGGAcaaagcacagcacagcgAGGCGTTGGGCGTCACTGACAAGGGAGTCAAGTTGGGCTGATACGAGGATGaatggatgacgatgatgcggGATTGGGCGAAATGAATAACTTATGGTTTCGCAA contains:
- a CDS encoding hypothetical protein (EggNog:ENOG41); the protein is MALKRRDVIVAGLAAFVAWGFAASWSPVLRWAGHAFVAGSLVTLVALLAGLFLVSRRPSDRILQPHGVTFLDRKAWRLEVQALRQRQSYTPTPIDPESPRVSEAIDHLLGLITRDFVNSWYSNISRNPSFTNQVDHAVRQALLSLTDFLRHKDLAELVTSRLVPLLTAHFRDFYEAEKSVRGKKLNRSVTESEELDLAIASKFRDGRLHPAASLSFPDTKMVQQDYLRSLVAKIVPRVLPENMLSSRAVSIIIREIVACAVLFPVIQLLSEPDTWNQLMENLGRSMLQDRSTVRKLRAALDQHAPSTPKASKLASMPRVAPGDSERKFEKFIRAIRKVNNLSDARRFRSEVASQLKRDSLEDNQDQVYLRRLEMGKRLLDQRVNHLAAGGERRPPGPLPLPSTSSQSKLESAPLVDILRDSSALSYFMEYMDRQNLMPLVQFWLVVDGFRNPLEDDGPDDELPSTLPMWTDADRQDLQQINQAYLSRPELKVPDHSRNEVKDFIKAGKSATPLQYYRARRAILKAQSAVLEEMRSRFFQSFKKSDLFYKCLAAEEAANIQTLRSTPQPEVQIQAQAQTQASTTNRASKTLPAKPRPVSRLTPQLSNAGKRTGSASDLKSLTSNGNGHGHRARHSLDEGSFNPLFDDDDIDIDGLGDSVQSLDPEANSQQLPDTQVVKAVEQAFTDIMEDDRPQTAEALRASLFGGPGGSSIGGIDDNASSLFSGNDNESHRGSLDMGIRPAMANKEGEKPSLSSLGLVSAASRIGVFVDDDLFGDNNKDLPDDGDPDDGPPPDDEDEVHEAAPGDLGLAEAITALSNDIDRLVAQEAVVESLTRKAELTNNTAELRILRKSKASLHREIRRKELQRQQYVIQESDNSLYGRSTIKIKSIQVGREEDGREFALYVIEVQRNAGEQMPAASWVISRRYSEFHELHQKLRSRYPSVRNLDFPRRRMVMKFQSEFLRKRRTALEQYLKDLLLLPEVCRSRELRAFLSQSVITQGQDILDHQDKKDMMTRLYDSVADGMDDILGNIPVLDQISEAGQNLIAAATNQLNAVPLNVNEDTFPAAEAEAELNAFENKELEPFIKPICDIFLEIFELNKGNNWLRGRAVVVVLQQLLGGTIERKVRDNVKMLVQDENILKYIGLVQDSLWPGGEFQRDRKPRTPAEKKKTRTEASLMLATLVPDLAGSVVGRVNAQTASRRIFATLNNSRLNAHLVFTMIDEIVSVLFEEG